A window of Helicobacter pylori genomic DNA:
AAGTCATGGTGATACTTTCAGCGTTTAGGGGGGCGTAGCGGTCGTAATCTTTGAGCTTATGCCCTAAAATTTGCGCTTTTTTGTGGTAGTAACGATGCACTAGAGAAAAATGAGCGTTCACAATCTCTATCATGCTATCCACACTCTCTTGCGAGATCTGGTTGTCAATGTGGCGGAAACTTTCTTTTTTGTCGTATTTTCTCAGTTTGGTCCCAATGAGCAAATCCTTACGCACCATGTTTAAAATATAAGTGAGCAAAGGGCGGGATTTTTCTAACACCTTGCTGAAAGCTTTTTGCGATTTTTTACGGATCTTGCGTTTAGGGTTGTGCAAGAGGGCTAAAACCTCTTCTTCGCTCAAAACTTGATCTTCAAAAGGGATTTTTAAAGAAGAAAAATGCTCATCAAAAAGACGGCTAAACGCGCCCACTCCCACAGGTGAAAGGGCTAGGGCGATCTTCTCTTCATCTAAATTTAGGGTGTGTTTTTTCTTTTCAATAAGATTGTTCAAATAAAAAGCATGATCTTTGCACTTTTTGATGAAAGCGAGCTGTTTTTTAGAGTCCAAATTCTTAAATTCAATTTCAAAGAATAAAAGATGCTGTTGGATATTCGTGCAAGCCATTTCGCATTGCGAATAAAACTTCGCTTCTTTGGAATTTTTAGCAAAGAGTAATTGAGCGTAAGTCATCGCTTTAGAGATTTTTTCTAACAAGTTTTCATAATGTTTAAGCGTGTTGGCAAATCCTGTAGCATCTAAGGTTTTAAGGTTGTTTTGATGAGCGCTCTCAAATTCTTGTGCTTCTGTTTGTAAGGTTTTTAAAAATTCTTCTGCACTTTCTTTGTTTTCAAATAAAGCGCTCAAATCCCATTCTTGCTCTTTCATAAAAGCCCCCTTTGTTAGTATAGTTAATAGGCTTGTATTTTAACATAACACTGACAATACAAGCAAACTTACCATTTGGTTTTTGTGCAATTATTTTTTAACCGGCTCATTTTCTTGGCTCTTTTGGTGCAAAATAAATTGAGCGATGGAATCTAGGTATTTTAAAATAAAAGGGGTTGCTAACATAGAAAAGACAACCATAAGAATGAGGAGTTGGTGGATGTCATTTTGAGCGATATTTAAGATATTTTTTTGGTGCAAAAAACCAAGAATCCCTTTTTTTTCTTGCAAATTAAAGAGTTGGTGAGAGCCTGAATTTAAAAAGATCACAAAAGAAAACTCCCCAATTTGTGCTAAAGAAAGGGCGGTTTTTATGGCAGTTTTAGAGTCTCTAAAAAAACGCAAAAGCGCATAAATAATGAAAGTTTTAAAACCCATCACTAAAATGAGTAAAAAAATGACCACAAAGAACTTCTCTACAAAGAAACTAATGTTAATCTGCATCCCTATCGTAATAAAAAAAAGGGCTAAAAAGAGGTTTTTTAATTGCGCGAATTCTTCTTGAACATTGATTTTATAGCGCGATTTAGAAATCGCCATGCCTACAATGAACGCTCCTAAAGACATAGAAAACCCAAAAAAATGGCTTAGCCCGGCTGCGCTGCAAACAATCACTAAAATCGTGCCTATAAAAATCTCAGGCAAGCGCGTGTCTTTTGCTTGTTCTAAGATGAGATTAGCCCCTTTTTTTCCAGGTAGTAGTAAAAGAACTAAAATAATTCCTGCTGAAATCAGGGTTTTTAGGATAAGGAAACTAACATCAGAATCCTTACTGCCTAGAATCGTCAAAATTAAAAGCATGGGAATGGCTGCAATATCTTGAAAGATTAAAATCCCCACCGCGCTCTTTCCCATAGGCGTGCTAAGCTGTTTGGAATCTTCAAAGAATTTCAGCACAATGGCGGTTGAAGAGAGCGAAAGCCCCATGCCTAAAACAAGGGAAAAAATAGGCGAAAGACCCAGAACAAAATACCCCACTAAAAAAGCGATTAAAACGCATAAAATGACCTGTAAAAGCCCAAAAACCAGCACCTCTTGTTTGATGGATTTGAGTTTGTCAAAATTAAATTCAATGCCTATCATAAACATTAAAAAAACGATACCAAATTCGCCAATATCAGACAACAAATTAAAATCATTGATTTTGAAAAAAGCCGCTAAAACCGTTCCTGTGCAAATGTAACCAATAATGACAGGCATGTCTAATTTCTTTAAAAAGATTCCAAAGCCTACAGCAAGCCACAAACCAGCAATAACAATATAAAGTGTGCTATTTTCCATAAAAACCTTTCCCCGGGTAGAATCTATTTGTCCTAAAGAAATAAAAGTAAAACTATCTTAATAAATTGATCCATTAAATAACACTATTAAATTAAATAATATCTAATCAAACATATAAATAATTATTATTTAAATCTTACTAAACCCACCTTTAAACGCCACCAAACGCAAACATTATATTAGAAAATAAAAATTTAAATATTGAGATTATACTGCACTAAGGCAAACTTTCTATTGATGAAAAAAGATTTTTTTAAAACCCCAACCTTTAAGAGTTGGCTAGGGTTTGATTGGATGAAGAAGAGCGAATGAAAGAATGGATTAGAAAGTGAAAACATAATCCACATACCAAGAATAGTAGCGGATAAGCCCTACATCTTTACTGCCTTGATTAACCATAGGGAATTTCACGCCCGCTTCAAACGCGCTGCGATCCCCAACGCGCATTCTCCCACCTAAATTCCATAAGAACTGGAATCTGGTTTGATTGACATCATAGGGGAACATCCAAGTGTTCCCGGCTAATTGAACGCCACCAATGAGACCTAGCGCGAATTTATCCAAAGGAATGAGATTGACAATCAAATCGCCACCGCCACCATAAGTGAGCAAATTGGTTTTGGTGTGTTCAGTCCCTGAAGTGTTAAACCAATCTAAAAAGCCATACACCCTCGCCCCAAACCATTTATTGGCAAAACCTACAAAACCTAATTTAAAGTTTAAACCATAAAGGTCATTACCATGACGCCAATCAGAGTAATTGCTGTTATAAGGACCATAGCGACCTTGTTGATAACCCGCACCCATAAAAAACCCATTCACTTCGCCAGCCATCGCTAAGCTCGTGCTCAAGCTTAAAATACAAGCAATTTTTTTAATCATAATAAATCCTTCTTGTTGAATTAAAGTTACACCCTAAAATCGGTTATTTTTCTAAAAGATTTAATTTTTTATCCCAACAGCACGAAAAACTCTGTCCTTTAGGGTGCAGTAAGTGTATAGCTGTGCTGTTAGGCTATATTTAAGCTAAAAGATAGCAAAATACCTCTAGTCTTTTTGGGGCAGGAAATGTCCATGCAGACTTTAAAAAACAAAGCCTTTCGTGTTAGTGTCCGTTGGGACGCTTTAGTTAGGAAGCCCTTTGCTTTAGAAAGGGGCGGTTTCACAAAAGATGAAAATTTGAGAGCGAAAATGTTGGTTAAATCATGGATAAGCGGCACACACCCACAAACGATCTCAAACTTTTAAGATACAAATTAGGTATAATCACCAACTTCAATCATTTAATCAAAGGGAGTTTGATGAAAAATACTTTCAAAGCGTTTATCTTTTTAACCGTATTTTTCTCAAACGCTCTATTGGCACAGGATTTAAAAATCGCTGCCGCTGCCAATCTTACGCGTGCTTTAAAAGCCCTTGTTAAAGAATTTCAAAAAGAACACCCCAAAGACGCTATTAGCATTAGCTTTAATTCTTCAGGCAAACTCTACGCTCAAATCACCCAAAACGCCCCTTTTGATTTATTCATTTCAGCAGATGTTGCCAGACCTAAAAAGCTTTATGAAGAAAAAATAACCCCCTTTAAAGAAGAAGTTTATGCTAAAGGCGTGTTGGTTTTATGGAGTGAAAATCTAAAAATGGATTCTTTAGAGATCCTTAAAGACCCTAAAATTAAGCGTATCGCTATGGCTAATCCTAAATTAGCCCCTTATGGAAAAGCCAGCATGGAAGTCTTAGATCGTTTAAAACTCACTTCTAGCCTTAAATCTAAAATCATTTATGGCGCTTCTGTTTCTCAAGCCCATCAATTTGTCGCTACTAAAAACGCTCAAATAGGCTTTGGAGCGTTATCCTTGATGGATAAAAAAGATAAAAACCTTTCTTATTTCATCATTGATAAAACCCTTTATCACCCCATTGAGCAAGCCTTGATCATCACTAAAAATGGGGCTAATAACCCTTTAGCCAAAGTTTTTAAAGATTTTTTATTCAGCCCTAAAGCCAGAGCTATCTTTAAAGAATACGGCTATATCGTGGATTAAAGTGCAAAAAAGAAAGACAAACAATGGATAGTGAGTTTTTGATCACCATGCGTTTGAGCTTTTCTTTAGCTTTCATTACCACTCTTATTTTACTCCCTATAGGGATTTTTTTAGGCTATTTTTTGAGCCTTAAACGCAATCTTTTAACGAGCTTCACAGAAACGCTTGTGTATATGCCTTTAGTTTTACCCCCAAGCGTGCTAGGGTTTTATCTTCTTTTAATTTTTTCGCCTTCTTCTTTTTTGGGAGCGTTTTTACAAGATGTTTTCAGCGTGAAACTTGTTTTTAGCTTTCAAGGGCTTGTTTTAGGGAGTGTGATCTTTTCCTTACCTTTTATGGTAAGCCCTATTAAAAGCGCGCTGATTGCCTTGCCTGCTTCTTTAAAAGAAGCCAGTTATAGCTTGGGTAAAGGGGAATATTACACTCTTTTTTTTGTCCTACTCCCTAACATTAAACCCAGTCTGTTAATGGCCATCATTACAACCTTTACGCACACTATAGGCGAATTTGGCGTGGTGATGATGCTTGGGGGCGATATACTAGGCGAAACACGAGTGGCTAGCATTGCGATTTTTAATGAAACGGAAGCGCTCAATTATCCTAAAGCCCATCAATACGCCTTAACGCTCACGCTCATCAGTTTTAGCCTCTTATTTGTTACCCTATTTTTGAATAAAAAACAAAGCTCGTTTTTATGATAAAAGCGCGGTTTAAAAAACGCCTTTTAGGATCTAGGGGCGCGTTTGATCTGGATATAGACTTAGAAATCAAAGGACCAGAAATTGCCGCTTTATTAGGAGAATCTGGAGCGGGTAAAAGCACGATTTTACGCATTTTAGCAGGGCTTGAAGCAGTGAGCAATGGCTATATTGAAGTCAATCATTCGGTATGGCTAGACACTCAAAAAAAGATTTTTTTAAAACCACAACAACGAAAAATCGGCTTTGTGTTTCAAGATTACGCCCTATTCCCGCATTTGAATGTGTATCAAAACATCGCCTTTGCTTATCCTAAAGATACAAATAAAATCCATGAAGTGTTGCACTTAATGCGTTTAGAAAATCTAAGCCAGCAAAAAATTTCCCAACTCTCTGGCGGGCAAGCCCAACGAGTCGCTTTAGCAAGGGCTTTAATCGCAGCTAAGAATTTATTGCTTTTAGATGAGCCTTTAAACGCCTTAGATAACGCCTTAAAAAACGAAGTGCAAGAAGGTTTGCTTGATTTTATCAAGCGTGAAAATTTAAGCGTGTTATTGGTCAGTCATGATTTAAACGAAATAACCAAACTCGCGCAAACTTTTCTTTTTTTAAACAACGGCGTTATTGATCCTAATCAAGAAAGTCTGCCTTTTTCAAACCGCTTATGGATAAAACCTCTCTTTGAAGATAGAAATTATTGTCATTATGAGGTTGTTCCTCAAACGATCACTTTGCCAAAAGACTGCCTAAACCCAACTTTTAAGCTTGATTTTAATCAAAACAAAAAATTTTAGATAAAATCTTTTTTAATGTTCTCTTAAAACCCTCTTATTTTTCAAAAAAACAAACTCCATGCACCCGTTTTAGCATTAAAAGTAACGCTAGAGTTTTAGGGGGTTACTTTATGATAACCGCTTGAATTTTCTAATTAAAAGACTTTGTTCTCATTAAAATACGGGTAACTTAACGCTAAAAGTTGTCGCTCAATTCAAATCAAACTTTTTATGATTGACGCTTAATGAAAAGAGAATTAATCTTTTAGCCTTTCAAAAACTTCTCTATCCTTTTAACGCTCTCTGTTTGGCCTAAAATAAAAAGCGCTTCTTTAAGGCCTATCCCGCCCCCTTTACCCAAAAGGGCTAATCTTAAGGGCTGCATAAAACTACTCGCTTTAATCTTTTCTTCTTCAATAATCTTGTGAATAGCGTTTTCTAAAGCGTTTTCATCATTGAAATCAGCTTGATTCAATTCTAGTTTGAATTTTTCTAACAAGGGCGTAACGAGCACTTGATCAAGTTTTTTCAAAACCTTTTCTTCATACTCCATAGGGGCGATTAAAACCTCATCTATTTTAAGGGCTAATTCTTTTAAGGTTTGAGATCTTTCTTTGAGAGCGTCCAACAAGCGATCCAATTGAGTGGGGTTTAAATGCGAAAGATCGCTAAAATTAAAAGGTTTTAAAAGTTTTAACAATTCTTGCGCGCTTTGGGTTTTCAAATAATGGGCGTTGAGCCAATTGAGCTTGTGCCAGCTAAAGCAACTGGGCGAAGAATTTAAATCTTTAGGGTCAAACAACTCCAATAATTCTTGCATGCTAAAAATCTCTTTATCCTTATAGCTCCACCCCAAACGCGCTAAAAAATTGATTAAAGCCTCTTTGAGATAGCCCATTTCTTGATAATCCATCACATTAGTGGCCCCATGGCGTTTGCTTAATTTTTGCCCTTCTTCATTTAAAATCATTGGCACATGGAAAAAATTAGGGATTTTAAAATTTAAAGCCTTATAAAGCGCGATTTGTTTAGGGGTGTTAGAAAGGTGATCATCGCCTCTAATCACATCAGTAATCCCCATTAAAGCGTCATCAATGGTAACCACAAAGTTATAAGTGGGCGTGCCATCACTTCGTGCGATGATAAAATCGTCCAGTTCGCTAGTATTCACCCTTACTTCGCCCTTAACCCTATCATTAAAACAGATAATCTCATTTTGCGGGATTTTAATCCTTACGACAGGCTCTATGCCTTTAGGGGGCGTGCCTTTAAAATCACGATAACGATTATCATAGCGTGGGGTTTCTTTCCTAGCTTTTTGCTCTTCTCTTAGAGCGTCCAACTCATCTTTACTCATATAGCAATAATAGGCTTTGTCTTCATCTAAGAGTTTTTGGATATATTCTTTATAGATTTCAAA
This region includes:
- a CDS encoding M3 family oligoendopeptidase, with translation MKEQEWDLSALFENKESAEEFLKTLQTEAQEFESAHQNNLKTLDATGFANTLKHYENLLEKISKAMTYAQLLFAKNSKEAKFYSQCEMACTNIQQHLLFFEIEFKNLDSKKQLAFIKKCKDHAFYLNNLIEKKKHTLNLDEEKIALALSPVGVGAFSRLFDEHFSSLKIPFEDQVLSEEEVLALLHNPKRKIRKKSQKAFSKVLEKSRPLLTYILNMVRKDLLIGTKLRKYDKKESFRHIDNQISQESVDSMIEIVNAHFSLVHRYYHKKAQILGHKLKDYDRYAPLNAESITMTYSQALEEVLKALKAFSPEFHKIASKAIKEGWVDSHPKEFKQGGAFSHGAVPSAHPYVLLNYTGNRRDAFTIAHEFGHMIHQELSKKQGVLNMDTPLTTAETASVFSEMLLFEHLKKNLKPDELLFMLAGKLEDIFSTLFRQVVMTNFERRIHEIDEELDTKDFDKIWFEENQRMFEKSVKLTKNYHLWWSYIPHFIHSPFYCYAYSYGQLLTLALYGLYKKSDAKSFVKTYTEFLSLGGSKSPRELVLMFGFDIDSKEFWEIGMQEVRHLLEEFERLLACKEN
- a CDS encoding cation:proton antiporter; the protein is MENSTLYIVIAGLWLAVGFGIFLKKLDMPVIIGYICTGTVLAAFFKINDFNLLSDIGEFGIVFLMFMIGIEFNFDKLKSIKQEVLVFGLLQVILCVLIAFLVGYFVLGLSPIFSLVLGMGLSLSSTAIVLKFFEDSKQLSTPMGKSAVGILIFQDIAAIPMLLILTILGSKDSDVSFLILKTLISAGIILVLLLLPGKKGANLILEQAKDTRLPEIFIGTILVIVCSAAGLSHFFGFSMSLGAFIVGMAISKSRYKINVQEEFAQLKNLFLALFFITIGMQINISFFVEKFFVVIFLLILVMGFKTFIIYALLRFFRDSKTAIKTALSLAQIGEFSFVIFLNSGSHQLFNLQEKKGILGFLHQKNILNIAQNDIHQLLILMVVFSMLATPFILKYLDSIAQFILHQKSQENEPVKK
- a CDS encoding outer membrane beta-barrel protein translates to MIKKIACILSLSTSLAMAGEVNGFFMGAGYQQGRYGPYNSNYSDWRHGNDLYGLNFKLGFVGFANKWFGARVYGFLDWFNTSGTEHTKTNLLTYGGGGDLIVNLIPLDKFALGLIGGVQLAGNTWMFPYDVNQTRFQFLWNLGGRMRVGDRSAFEAGVKFPMVNQGSKDVGLIRYYSWYVDYVFTF
- the modA gene encoding molybdate ABC transporter substrate-binding protein, yielding MKNTFKAFIFLTVFFSNALLAQDLKIAAAANLTRALKALVKEFQKEHPKDAISISFNSSGKLYAQITQNAPFDLFISADVARPKKLYEEKITPFKEEVYAKGVLVLWSENLKMDSLEILKDPKIKRIAMANPKLAPYGKASMEVLDRLKLTSSLKSKIIYGASVSQAHQFVATKNAQIGFGALSLMDKKDKNLSYFIIDKTLYHPIEQALIITKNGANNPLAKVFKDFLFSPKARAIFKEYGYIVD
- the modB gene encoding molybdate ABC transporter permease subunit; the protein is MDSEFLITMRLSFSLAFITTLILLPIGIFLGYFLSLKRNLLTSFTETLVYMPLVLPPSVLGFYLLLIFSPSSFLGAFLQDVFSVKLVFSFQGLVLGSVIFSLPFMVSPIKSALIALPASLKEASYSLGKGEYYTLFFVLLPNIKPSLLMAIITTFTHTIGEFGVVMMLGGDILGETRVASIAIFNETEALNYPKAHQYALTLTLISFSLLFVTLFLNKKQSSFL
- a CDS encoding ATP-binding cassette domain-containing protein, with amino-acid sequence MIKARFKKRLLGSRGAFDLDIDLEIKGPEIAALLGESGAGKSTILRILAGLEAVSNGYIEVNHSVWLDTQKKIFLKPQQRKIGFVFQDYALFPHLNVYQNIAFAYPKDTNKIHEVLHLMRLENLSQQKISQLSGGQAQRVALARALIAAKNLLLLDEPLNALDNALKNEVQEGLLDFIKRENLSVLLVSHDLNEITKLAQTFLFLNNGVIDPNQESLPFSNRLWIKPLFEDRNYCHYEVVPQTITLPKDCLNPTFKLDFNQNKKF
- the gltX gene encoding glutamate--tRNA ligase — translated: MSLIVTRFAPSPTGYLHIGGLRTAIFNYLFARANQGKFFLRIEDTDLSRNSIEAANAIIEAFKWVGLEYDGEILYQSKRFEIYKEYIQKLLDEDKAYYCYMSKDELDALREEQKARKETPRYDNRYRDFKGTPPKGIEPVVRIKIPQNEIICFNDRVKGEVRVNTSELDDFIIARSDGTPTYNFVVTIDDALMGITDVIRGDDHLSNTPKQIALYKALNFKIPNFFHVPMILNEEGQKLSKRHGATNVMDYQEMGYLKEALINFLARLGWSYKDKEIFSMQELLELFDPKDLNSSPSCFSWHKLNWLNAHYLKTQSAQELLKLLKPFNFSDLSHLNPTQLDRLLDALKERSQTLKELALKIDEVLIAPMEYEEKVLKKLDQVLVTPLLEKFKLELNQADFNDENALENAIHKIIEEEKIKASSFMQPLRLALLGKGGGIGLKEALFILGQTESVKRIEKFLKG